In the Doryrhamphus excisus isolate RoL2022-K1 chromosome 2, RoL_Dexc_1.0, whole genome shotgun sequence genome, gactgtaaagccatttaaaggggaactgcacttttggggaatttagcccatcattcacaaaaaattatttcccttttctgtgcttcATAACAccagttaatttgagctagcttacaatgctttCATTGGAATACACTTATTTTCCACATCAAAGCCCTGTGCAGTAATCTAAACCTTTCAGACCTCCCGTTTATTAGCCAAACCATCAAAAAGGACACCAGCTTTCAGAACGCCTCCTTACCCTCAGCTCTTGATAGCTTGGTGGACAAATACCCAAATGTACAAGTCATCCAATGTAAGATTATTCACAGAATACACCACATGAAAGATCAgatcaaatcaatgcaattatGTGCTTACTGACACTGTACACCAATTCAACagttatgccccccccccatgtcatcagtacaatgacatcatcacactAAAACTACACTGTTTACAGCCCTAGCTGTCGCCAACAAAACAGAAGAGTCCCGCTAAACCGGAAAGTAAGAACTGAAGCTGCCATAACTGGAAGAAGCTGTGATCACGTCCTTTTATTAGAACAAATGGcaacatcaatcaatcaatcaatccacCACACCCCCTTTCAACAAAATACGCTCCACTTATTCAAAAATGTACTTCTCCAAATTCCTGATCACAACGCCTCTGATTTTtataggaaaaaataaaatgatgacaaggtatatatgtacatgtatatgtgtCTATATAAGTGTATTCATagaatgtgtatatgtatgtgtacatatgtacactaccgctcaaaagtttgggatcacttgcaaatgtctttgttttccaaagaaaagcacattttcatgcatttcacaaacatttttatccatttcacaaacaattaaaatgaatcagatgattttcaaagaacaattacatttattagaggcctactatcaacatatgcatcaatctcctggtatggctgctaatccaagttcatcttggatttaaaaatctaaactaagactaaaatctcttaccatgctgttaactgctcccttcagagagcagaataaactgggtctaacaaggacagaaaaacgatgcacaactgtgcaagaagacaaatatctgagagtgtgtagtttaagacagaCTCCTCACAGGTCTTCACCTGGAAGCtgtactaaatagtacccgtcaaacaccagggtCAGTATCAACTGTGTTGATACtggacttcaggatgctggacttcatggcaggattgccaaaaaaaaagccatatctcaagacttgacaaaaacatttccaagtgatcccaaacttttgagcggtagtgcatatatgtatatatatttttcaatatatttttttttttctccattcattttattcattaattcctcaAAATGTTCTATTCTTCAGTATAATCTAAACATATCATACacacagttttattattattttatatggtaggtataaattatatatataagttaGTACTACaactaactgtgtgtgtgtgtcgaccGATACACATCGCTGGTCAATCAATTGGAGctccccaaacacacacacacatatatatgtgtgtatatatatacgcatatatatatagtattatgtaGATACCTATTCACTTTTGGGTGTTTGGTGTAACTTCCACAGTCAACACCTCACAAGCCAGACAGGTCGACTATGGCCTTGATGAAGATGGAGTCGTCTCGCAAATAGGGGCTCTTGGCGGCCAATTTGCCCAGCGGGCAGAAGAGCGGGCAGCCGCTGGCGATGTTCATCTCGCTGCTGGGCCGCTGGAAAGATGTGGAGGTGACATCGGGCCTGAAGGCGTCGATGATGTGCTCCCGGTTGTTCAGGTCCAGGAGCATCAGCGTCACCTGGAGGCAAAACCAGGAAGGGCGGGGTTGTTATTTTACCCCACTTACCCCCCCACTGTCCCCATCCAGAGTATTAAGGTGCTCCTACCTTCTGGCTGAACGGCCACTTAAGCAGCGCGTCGCAGCGTCCCCGCATGACCACAAAGAAGAGCGACAGGTGCGTCCCCCGCCCTGTGCCGTCGCCGTTCAGGTACAGCCGTAGACACATTTTGTAGCCGTACTTGCTGGAATAGAATGCTGTGGACGAGAACACGTGTTCGAGTCTTAAATCATTCAACATGGGTGGAGGGGGCTGGAAAGGGGGCTGCATCCACACGCCAAGACAATCACCACTAAATTTCATCCAAACCATTCCCGACTTTTCCAGTCATTCTGAAAACAAACAGATGAACGCCAGCCCTCTGCTCAGGAGGGCATCATCAATCATCATGCTAGTTTTTACCTGGTGAGAACATCGCAGGGGCTCGACCCGCCACGGCATCGAGCCTGCGGCGCGAGAAGTCCGAGATCTTCCACACAAAGACGCCGTCGTAGGTGCAGAACTGAAGCTCACGCACAAGCTGCTCCGTTTCGGACAGCTGGAAGTCCCTGGTGGCCAGCGCCCTCTCCAGCTGGTTCACCTTGTTGGTCAGGTTCTCGATCTTCTCCTGGTCCAAGCGGTGCTGGTGTGAGAAGGCCTCCAGGGTCACCGAGCTTCGCTCTACCTCGCGGTTTAGCACGCAGGCGATGTTCTCCAAGGCACTCACCTGTGTAGGATTTGGGATAAAAGATCAACTTGATCTTGCATCCTGAGGATTAAATCCACTTTTTGGGACTCACCTTCTTTTCCAAGTCCACCGCCGGCGTGGAGGGTGAAGCCCCCTCCTCAGGAGCCCTGTACAACCCCAAACCCGAGTCTTCCTGCCAGTCGACGTGGCCCTGGGACTCGGCGTGGGGCCCGGCCACGGAGAGAACCATGGGAAGCAGCAGACGCAGGTGATCCATGACGCTGTTGTGCTCGTGGTCGCTCAGTTTGCCATTGTCTGTCTGTGAGTTCATATTAATATCAatcatggcggccatgttgttttTATCATATCATACGGGACAACGTGACTCACCACAAACTTGCAGCCTGCTTGGCTGAAAGGACAGGCGCTCTTGGACCTGGCACAGGACCGACTATGGTCGCTCATCTGAAGGCCAAAACAGATAAAGATCATGTGAGGAAGATTAAAGATTAATCTGTTAATCACTTCATGGGCCCCCGCCTCACCTTTTCTCTTGGAATCTTCTTCTTGCCACATTCTTTGCACTGCAAGGGGAACTTGAGGCACACTTCATCATGGGCCTGCGGAGAAAAGCAACAGTGTGGATATTGGCGTCACCGCCACAGATAAGCGACGGTCCCACCTTGATGTCTTTAAAGTTGAAGGTCAGCTTGCAGTATTTGCAGTTGAGCACCCTGGACTCGCACTCGCGCTCGCTGTGTCGCTCCTTCTCCGAGCGGAGAATGAACGCCTGGCAGGCCTCGCACTGAACCTTCTCGTAGTCGCAGAAGCCTTCGTGCTGGGCCTTAGGATGCACGGAAAGACTGGTCACCAAATAGAGCTCAATAAgtacaataaaacattcatatgctggagcctatcccagctgcctattggctgagaggcggggttcgtCGCCAATAGAAAaccagtcttttttttcttctttattttgaacatgaaaacatcgaaagcacaacaaaccaaccaaaatcaatacaaataaaaatacctatatgtatataaacgtacagtggtcgagtggttagcgcacagacctcacagctaggagatcagggttcaattccaccctctctgtgtggagtttgcatgttctccccgtgcatgtgtgggttttctccgggtactccggtttcctcccacattccaaaaacatgctaggttaattggccactccaaattgtccataggtatgaatgtgatagtgaatggttgtttctctatatgtgccctgtgattggctggccaccagtccagggtgtaccccgcctctcgcccgaagagagctgggataggctccagcaccccccatgacccttgtgaggaaaaagcggtagaaaatgaatgaatgaatgttccaaagggagtgggaagaagtcaagacttatctagtcccacccccccaaccacccagattccaacctcatcccaaaaaaacatatattattccttaaATTCCAGAAtaaaaaccccacatccaacctccctcacccagcttgaggcacccaactacatgccaagagcaaccagttcattattAGTCATCCTATCGTACATcgtccagtacaaaagaaagaaagtctGGTGTGCTTGtcaggtgtgtaccaaattagAAGCAgcgtgagaaatttcaagtctatCCGGCTCATCTATCCGTGTCTGTGATGTTTGTCACTGGGCGTGCACCTTTTGACAAATGTCCACCCTTTTGTGTGCgggagtaaaagtaaaatagaaaCGGTCCTAACGACAGGAGGACACAATGACTTTGTTGCATTGCGTCTCCACGATAAAAACATCCAACCAACTGATCATTGTGACATTTAGCTGAGGAACATGTTGCATCACCTTGTCTTTCGTGGAAGAAATGACGGTTATGATTGCAAAACAGAACCTCAACATTGGAACACACCCACTGTAAATCACAACTGGGGTGATGCTGAGGTTACCTTCATTTGAACAGCAAAGAATGGTAGATATAGTAGATGTGCcaatgtgttcatgttgttaACACTTGTGTAgttgttttgtgtatttggggGCACATAAACAGGGTCATATTGGAAAAGGCTTGCTTGAAAATACGTGAAAATGGCCCTCCGACATACGCACTAGTCAACACTgtacgccaggggtctcaaacacacggccaaatgtggcccgcatgacactagtttgaggcccccgcttgatatgaaagtttaatgttagtgcggcccgcgcaagtttgatatggatgctgtatagtatcatgtacccagaaaaaaattattacgtttgattaatgttcatgttaaaggttaaataactgttaatagttatcctccctatccgtgtggaagtggtaagtttttgtctatttaagtttaaaggaaataacttgaaggctaccgtttaggtcgctagctctctagtttgcgagttagcatgtgtctcaagaccctgcagttgcgcaatatgttgtaaataaaaagagtataaatgtgactatagtcgtgttttgtcatgtctacagggctctaaaaaataatttgtctacccaccaactatatgtagtttcttaagtttttattattttttatttattatgttttatcagagcttttattgtagaaaatcggaaccaaagcactgaaaaagtttgtatatttttctgtttttaataaatgtgtttttttttttttttggaaaacctgatgcgacccagccttgcccagaccctagctccagtggcccccaggtaaattgagtttgagacccctgctgtacgcCCAGCATCATGGATAAACCCTACAtgtgttttgatttgtttttagctttttgGAATACATTTCTCACCAGAGAGAAACATGTGAGGACAACCATAGAACTGCGGCTGCTCGGTACAATATGGCGTTCAAtccagggagtaccccgcctctcgcccggaaatcagctgggataggctccagcacattctcacgaccccagtgaggataagctaaGCGGCATGGAAGATGGATGTATGTTAAAGACTACTGTGTTGAACTTTCAACTGTCAAGACCTTTGTTATCAGTTATCAGGCCTTGTAGATCATGGAGGCAGCAGTCAAACTGGTCCGGCAGCTGTAGTGCAAGGTCTTTGTCCAAACAGCCAACGAATCAACGGCTGGAATGTGTTGAGGCTAACTAGCAGGTGAGATGTGGATGACAAAGAGCTGCAATGTCAACAAACTTGCTTTTACTGTACATGCTTTCATGTATTAAGTGCGATTAAATGGCGCGCTAGCTTACGGGCAACGAAAACCGCCTATCTCATCTGCAAATGTTGAAGTTATGGAAACGGTTTATGCTTCTAgataaaagcatgcatgtttGTCTGTGTTTCTCCTCTCTTGCCTCCATTTCAGAAGAGGGTTCTATTGTTCTGTTGTTCTAATTTTGtgcaaaataatgacaattgcgaatattttttattgaactgTTTCAGTCTTCAACAATGAAATCTGAAACCAGAGAAAAATCCGGATTCCAGCACAAGAGGGCGGGGTCAAAAAGGGTAGGCGGGATTAACCCAATCGAAAGCGTGAATCACAAATGACGATCTCTGCCAAGACTGAAGGCGCCCTTGAGCCATCACAGGTAAGTTCAAGTTTCTCacactttttctgaaatgtcaCACGCACAAAATGGATGTGAATCCTTTcccttatttttaaaagtgcattttcctaAATATTTCTTGCTCTGCGTCAAGAAATAAAACTGTTTATCGGACAAGATGGCGGCCCATAAACACACAAACTGAGCGACATGCAGAGTAATTGACGCTTTGCTAAGCCGCATTTGCAAAGCCGCATTTGCAAAGCGGCAGTTCCTGTTCTCTCAGGACCTTTTTCCTCTTCAACCGCAACCCACTTCAACCCACAAGGTACAAACACAAGTATTCCCACAATGCAACTACACACAACTACTACAAATTGTGCCCTGGTTAACTCCTAAGCATCTGATTATATCATTAAAACGTTTAATTGACCTTCCATCAACAGGAAAAGTTAGCCTCCAGTTGTTGCCCCCACCCCAAATCCTGGTACTTTCCGAGTGTGTTGTTGTGCCGTGTAATGTGGGACTTTCCACACAGCATACTTTagtttcacttcctgctccCTGCAGCCGCATGAGAGGCCGCATTGTATTGCTGTGACGACTTAGAGTTTGGCTATGCTGAGAATGGCAACTAGCAACACCGGCTTTTGGTGACTGCATCTGGCTCCGAGGTATTCCTGGCGAATTTATTTGATCTTCAAGTAATAACCATGACATAACGTTCCAAATATGAGATATTCCTATGCAtgttaatccatccatccgttttgtACCTGGATGCGGGGGCACCACATTGAAAGGTGAATGGATAGAGCAAACCCTTTTGGAGCACCGGGAGTCATTTTTATTGGATAGCCTCATGATaaaaacattctaaaaaaatatatatgtttatatatatatatatatacatacagtgaagaaaataagtatttgaacaccctgctattttgctatttctcccacttagaaatcatggaggggtctgaaattttcatcgtaggtgcatgtccactgtgagagagataaactaaaaagaaaaatccagaaatcacaatgcatgattttttaacaatttatttgtgtgatacagctgcaaataagtatttgaacacctgagaaaatgaatgttaatatttggtacagtagcctttgtttgctattacagaggtcaaacgtttcctgtagtttttcaccaggtttgcacacactgcaggagggatcttggcccactcctccacacagatcttctctagatcagtcaggtttctgggctgtcgctgagaaacacggagtttgagctccctccaaagattttcgattgggttcaggtctggagactggctgggccatgctagaaccttgatatgcttcttacggagccactccttggttttcctggctgtgtgcttcgggtcgttgtcgtgttggaagacccagccacgacccatcttcaatgctctgacagagggaaggaggttgttccccaaaatctcacaatacacggccccagtcatcctctctttaatgcagtgcactcgtcctgtcccatgtgcagaaaaacacccccaaagcatgatgctaccacccccatgcttcacagtagggatggtgttcttcggattgtactcttcattcttcttcctccaaacacgcttattggaattatgaccaaaaagttctattttggtctcatctgaccataaaactttctcccatgactcctctgtatcatccaaatggtcatatgcaaacttaagacgggccttgacatgtgctggtttaagcaggggaacctttcgtgccatgcatgatttcacatcatgacgtcttagtgtattacctacagtaaccttggaaacggtggtcccagctcttttcaggtcattgaccaagtcctgtcgtgtagttctgggctgattcctcaccgttcttagaatcattgagaccccacgaggtgatatcttgcatggggctccactccgattgagattgaccgtcatgtttagcttcttccattttctaatgatagctccaacagtggaccttttttcaccaagctgcttggtaattgctccgtagccctttccagccttgtggaggtgtacaattttgtctctggtgtctttggacagctctttggtcttcgccatgttacaagttaaagtcttactgattgtatggggtggacaggtgtctttatgcagctaacgacctcaaacaggtgcatctgattcaggatgatacatggagtgcaggtggacttctaatgggcagactaacaggtctttcagggtcagaattctagatgatacacaggtgttcaaatacttatttgcagctgtatcacacaaataaattgttaaaaaatcatgcattgtgatttctggatttttctttttagtttatctctctcacagtggacatgcacctacgatgaaaatttcagacccctccatgatttctaagtgggagaaatagcaaaatagcagggtgttcaaatacttattttcttcactgtatgtatatatgtatgtctaTAAGCCTCAcccagaaatacattttcaaatgcCATAAAAGCTCCCACCCGAGCCCCGCCTTACCTCATAGTCCTTGATAGATCCAGTCCAGCTGCAGCCCGCGTTCAAACACTTTGCAGGAAGACTCGCGATTTCTCGACCGGCGGCATTGTCCGGAAAAGCCTGGCGCAAAATGAAGACATGCTATCATAcatctttcattttttaattattagaaatattggacaaatggtcaatgactgAAGGTtgcaaagatgttttgcttgatggcggccatgtttttcaaccaatcttccTCAGACTTTACAGACATATACAATGGgtcagtcccctaaaggtgGGCACCAAATTTCATGTTGATTCGAGTGAACCCCCTAAAGTGGGGGCGCCcagactttttccactgagggctgcatactgaaaaatcaaagaatggatgagccactttgatatttacattttgtaaatcaCCCCATGTAGATATGCCACAAagaaatataatgtatatttacatttaaataactaattaaactgtttttcttgaattatttatatttccagGCCTTTTATTCATTTCAAGCTTACCTCACTTATATTGAGGATAGAAGTCGGCTCTTCATATATTTTCTCCTGGCGGCAGGCCTCACACGGCTTTGGACCGGAACTGACAGAACAGCAGCAAATGAGATTGACATTTTAaggttaaaaacaacaaaagctaCCAGCTAAAAATGTGCTATAGAGCGACGTTTTCCATCAGAACCGCTAAACAGAAAACAGAAGTTTTTGCAGCAGGTTGGATGTGCAAAGAGACTCAGAAATTGCGTGTGAATGCTGAGAGTTGTCAAAGAAAGAAGATTAAAGCGGTTAATACAGCTTTAGTATCTGATCTGTTTTTCGTTTTCTGTTAAGTCTAGATCTTGTAATGTAGTCTGAGGCCCATCCTTCTGACAACACTAAATTACAGGCCATAAAACACTACGCACACACCTGCAGGTTAACCCATGAGCAATTATCGCCAAGGGACTTTTGGAGGAAATATGAGGAGACAAGACAATGCCTGACATATGAGTAAACATCTCCACTTAATTAATTACTCGCCAAATCTGCAATAGTCTACAAGTCTTGTTCTGGTGCTTTCATGCCATACCAATCCTTATGttctgtgatgcattcaagtccAAAAAGAGTGAAAAAGGAAGTAAACACCTTTAACACGAGTCAACATAAGAGCAACATCCTTGTGACTCTGACCTCAGACAAGAGTCCAGTCATGCGACGGATGAGTCTGCATAACTCACAAGAGAGTTGAGTGTAACAAGAAAATCCCCACAAAGGACAGGAAGAAGCATGTCTGATCAGAAGGCTACAGTGAAGCATTCGGGGGCAAAAGGGCTTTACACGTCACACGTCAGAGGACCTCCATGTCTACCTGGTGAGCTGCTTGAAGCAGTGGACACAGAAGCGGTGGCCGCACTGAGCCTGAACCGGCTTCCTCAGGACCTGGAGACACTGctgacatttgtatttattctcCATGGGCACTGACAGCACACTGAGGGGGATCCCTGGTAAAGAGTTGGGGCAGTCCAACCACACTCGGGCCATTCTTTTCCATTAAAGTGCTGCTTTATCTTCTGTCCGTGTCTCTGTTAAAAACAGATTAGAAAATCTTTATGAAGGCGGGCGGGCACATCACCAATTCACCAATAAGAACCGGAACATTATATGTTGGACTGGAAGTGTGTTTTAGTAGCTTTGAGAAAATCAGTCCAATCAAGTACAAGTCAAGACATGCTGTTTTTTGTGGTGGAAAACAGACACTTTTtgcataaattaagcattttccagtgtcaacatgacaaaaatatgacatatatatacagtagatgcatTCAGTGACAttgatgaaatgtagtattttacactggtcaaGTGTTCTTGCATTCTAAACTGAAAACCTGAAGGAAATACATCCATAAGAACCGGAACACAGACGTCCAATAATATTGTACTGGAGATGTGTTTTTAGTAGCTTTCATAAGTGCGAGAAAATCAGTCCAATCAAGTACAAGTCAAGACATGCTGTTATTTGTGGTGGAAAACAGACactttttgcctaaattaagtattttccagtgtcaacatgacaaaaatatgacgtatatacagtagatacatTCAGTGACAttgatgaaatgtagtattttacactggtcaaATGGTCTCGCATTCTAAACCGAAAACCTGAAGGAAATGCATGCTTATGCGATCATGTATCAGATTGGTGTAGGTGATACCAGCCCGAGTTTTATGTCATGAAAGCCGAAAGTCCAAAGGTGGCAGCTTCAGACCACCCTCTCTTTTTAAAGTGGCGCAACCAAGTGAGGTAGATGATGGATTTAGTTAAGTGTGGTGCTCATTGACAGGCTCTAGGGACACAGAATATGATTATATTACATTCAGGCTAATATGTGCATAGGCAGCTAACTAGTTATGCTGTTTGTTGACATCATAGCCATCTGATTGGATATTTACTTTGTTACATTATTAACCCCCGTCTATGAGCTTGTCTTATATCAACTTATTTATTTCAACAagatgttctgaactcctgtttcaatgtGTCGCTCAACTCCCCCGTAGCTGATGTCAtgctgtacttgtacttgtgttGCAATGTACTGCACAGCAAGGTACCTGGTTGGGAATGAGTCAACAGCACCCCTGCTGGCTACAGCCAAGCACTGCAGTACATTCAGGGCAACCTTCAGCTTCTCCCATTATCATGCCCATCCCTAGTTGGTGTGGctgttattagcattattagcattatttgttttgttttgtcacacAATGACTTTTAGCACACCAGCTGGCTCTGGTGTCGAAATATGTAATGCATTCATAGCATGTGAAATGTGCTGAGAATGCAATTTCAAAAGATCTTATCTTGTCTGATGTCGTGTGATTAATAGATGATGATAAATGTGGAAAGCGGTCAAATGTCGCTTGCGTGCCGCCATCTAGTGTGTACTACAGTGTACTATGTAGTAGAGTCCACTGCATTTACACTTGCCATTGGCCAACCCACATCAAAGTCACGAGGAaataaaaatgcacaatttttgcatgttttgtgtCAGGGTGTCATGTGGCGAAATAGTGTTGTACATAATATTGTAAAAACAGGATGTTCATAGTTGCAGTTTAGTGCATAAAAATGAAGCAACCAAGGATGCTAAGCAATAATTGAAGAGCAAAAGGTTTCACACATAAT is a window encoding:
- the traf2b gene encoding TNF receptor-associated factor 2, with the protein product MARVWLDCPNSLPGIPLSVLSVPMENKYKCQQCLQVLRKPVQAQCGHRFCVHCFKQLTSSGPKPCEACRQEKIYEEPTSILNISEAFPDNAAGREIASLPAKCLNAGCSWTGSIKDYEAQHEGFCDYEKVQCEACQAFILRSEKERHSERECESRVLNCKYCKLTFNFKDIKAHDEVCLKFPLQCKECGKKKIPREKMSDHSRSCARSKSACPFSQAGCKFVTDNGKLSDHEHNSVMDHLRLLLPMVLSVAGPHAESQGHVDWQEDSGLGLYRAPEEGASPSTPAVDLEKKVSALENIACVLNREVERSSVTLEAFSHQHRLDQEKIENLTNKVNQLERALATRDFQLSETEQLVRELQFCTYDGVFVWKISDFSRRRLDAVAGRAPAMFSPAFYSSKYGYKMCLRLYLNGDGTGRGTHLSLFFVVMRGRCDALLKWPFSQKVTLMLLDLNNREHIIDAFRPDVTSTSFQRPSSEMNIASGCPLFCPLGKLAAKSPYLRDDSIFIKAIVDLSGL